A genomic window from Lotus japonicus ecotype B-129 chromosome 1, LjGifu_v1.2 includes:
- the LOC130731686 gene encoding gibberellin-regulated protein 12-like has protein sequence MAKIIYGFILIFAMTYVIQLVTAGGEGSLTPDQCPGACDVRCSATQYKKACLTYCNLCCNKCLCVPSGTYGHKEECPYYNNWKTKEGGPKCP, from the exons ATGGCTAAAATTATCTATGGATTTATTCTCATATTTGCCATGACTTATGTCATTCAACTTGTCACT GCGGGCGGTGAAGGATCACTTACTCCCGATC AATGTCCTGGCGCATGCGACGTTCGTTGCTCAGCCACTCAATACAAGAAGGCTTGTTTGACCTACTGTAACTTATGTTGTAATAAATGTTTATGTGTCCCATCAGGAACGTATGGCCATAAGGAAGAATGTCCATACTACAATAACTGGAAGACCAAAGAAGGCGGACCAAAGTGCCCATAA